gaactatctatgatgactccaagatctctttcttgagtggcaacagctaatttagaccccactgttttttatgtatagctgggattttTATGTATATAGGCATTACTTTTCACTTACCAATACTGGGCAAAAAAAATCACAGGTGAAATTCAGTCACTCAGTTTAGCGaggtccttttgtaactcttcacagtcagctttggatgtaattatcttgagtaattttgtatcacctgcaaactttgccacctcactctgtTTACCccttcatttattaatatgttgtaCAGATCCCTAGGGGACCCTGCTATCTACCTctcttcactgtgaaaactgaccttttatttctactctttgtttcctatcttttaaccagttactgatccatgagaggaccttccctcttacttCATGATCACTTACTTTGCTTCAAAGCCTTTGGCATGGAACCTTGTTAAAGGCttcctgaaagtccaagtacactactGTATCACTCTTgtacacatgcttgttgactccctcaaagaattctaacagactggtgaggcatgatttcccttgacAAAAGACaagttgactcttcctcaacatatCGTGATCTAtgcatctgataattctgttctttactacaatTTCAACTATACAAACCAGCTCCAGCCCAAGAAGTCATTCATACACCAGCTCACCTCGGCTTTTGTCACTTTCTTAGGAGCTTTAAGGCTCTGGGTGCGTTTCGGTGTTTTGTCTCCTGCATCCTCATCTGAAGGTTCTGTTCTAGAATCAGACTGGGCCCCATTTGACCTTTGAGACACACTGGCCTCTTCTCCTGAGGAGTAACAGGAAGCAGCTAAggatgagaagaaaacaaaaacaccttttGTACTTTTCAGTACCAAGTCCATCCAAAAGGGGCTCCCAATCAGGGCTGTCAGGAGGGGAGAGAGGTGTCAACAGCTCTTACTCAGGGCCTGGGGGATACACCCAAGAGCGTGCAAACATGCCCATAATCTGGGAAGGACATGGAAAATGTGGAAGACTTATGCCTCCTAACCAAGGTAGATTGATTGGCATCAAACAATTTAAATCACTGGTTTTCATCATGATTTAAATGAGCAAGCagaaaatcttgatttaaataatcaattttactcattttgcatttttaccttttagttattttcctaaagaggGGTTGATTCTCATTGactggtaaccattaaaacacaacgGTACATTAAAATTGGTACTTTTGCTAACAGGAGAATATTCTATAACTATACACATTTACTTTAAGCTGCTAAAGTTTAAAACGTTTTTCAGACTCTTCATTTTTACATTCTTCTATGTTAAAAAATAGTGAATGATGCACTTCTTATTTACTAGAGGATTGATTTTTACTTGCTGTTTTTGTGCTTTTTCAATAGCACTTGACACAAATCACATTTAAGAAAgctaccttaaatgtgctggatacacacgaaaaaagtttatcaaatgttttgcttttgaaaCTGATTAAGCAAAGAACGAATGCATTATCTGTAATTTGTGAATTGATATATTGTTTCTGttcaccatgtccttcaagattttagaattagTAGAGCTCATACTCTAACATACAGTTTTTACTCTTAgattggaaaaggaaaacaagctttcctgcttttgtaCTTTCCCATTGTTTTTTTAACCTTCAAGGAACTAGATATTGAACTGCACTCATTGAATAAACCGAAATGAAGAGAACTCTCTTCGTACCTCCAGAAGAAACTACTACTGAAAAAGCTAGTTTagcacttaaaataaaataaataaataaatatggttCCAGGTGCATAGCCAGcaacttccaccagttcagtgatgtggcattctttaaaaattatggtaGTGTACGCGTATTGTATGAACATTTTTTCATGAATTTAAATGACTAATGTCTAAACTTACTATATTAATGTAGGCTATCatattttcaaatttaattttaaatagattttaaaaataaaaaaaatccagggaTGACAGCAGATTCATCTGGAAGGGAACTCACTCCAAAAATCTCTTTCCCCCAAGTAACAGGCAACTCATACTCCTGTATTACATGCAGCATTCAAAACATAAAATGCAAAGCTTTGGCAGCACTTACCACTCTCTTGAAGCCTCAATACCCTCCCCTTACCCCTGTTGTTCAGGGCCTCACAGAATGGCCTACCAGGAGTATTATATACCTGAATCCTCAATGGTTTCAAGGCCACTAGTGGAGGTGCGCAGCTGTGGCTTGGGGCTCCGCAGATGCACAGTATCTTCATCCCGGATCAGAGTCAAGTCCTGCATGCTGAAACTCCTCAGCTTCTCAGACAAAACTCCCTGACCCTAATAGGACATAACAGTTAGTGACATGGATATCTCATACATGGCTTCTGTCATCTGTGATTCTTCACAGAGACAAATTGAAACGAGAGGGAAAATGTCCCATTCCCCACAAAGAGACTCAAGAGGAAGAGACATGCATGCTCCAGAAGCCAACAGGAAAGAAGATTGACCTAGGGAAATTTCCCCCTCAGCCCTGTCCCATGCTGAAGTGCTGTGTGAAGAATAATGCAAACTGGAGGAAGGCAGGAGGAGAGTGAGGTCAGCagcacccaccaccttccctcCAAGCCAACAGGGAATCAGCGGGAGGGACACAGCAACAGGAACTGAAATAGTTTTAAAACAGAATTTGATAAATgtatgaatgggattatatgacaCGGTTGCCTACGATAGCTGGGCAATGCACTTGATGACcaaggaggtcccttccaatcctatggaAGTTATCCTGCTGGGGGCAGACTGGTGTCTCAGAGGCTAAAGAAGTGGATGCAGCACACAGTTGTGTTACCTTTGCAGCTGCAGTGACTGCTGCATTGGCAGCCAAGTTTAAACCTTTCTTGCCAACTCGCATCATGGTTTCATAGCTCTTGTCACGGGCCTGGGTAATATACTCATCAATCTCCTAGGAAAGAAGTGGGGAAACCCAACATTTAGATTCCTGATTACAAGCATGGTCAGAGATCCTCCCCATTAAAAACCAAAAGCTCACATCAGGCACTTTTCTTCAAGACTAATGGCACCAGCTACTGGGCATTACTTTTGTCACTGCCATCCCTCTGCCATTTACAGCAGGCTTGCACCCAGTAGAGGGTTGCATTTGCAACTTGTCAAAAAGCAGTGAACTGTATCTAATTTACAGAAGATGGAGCAGAGGATAGCTGCGCCTACCATAATA
The DNA window shown above is from Gopherus flavomarginatus isolate rGopFla2 chromosome 7, rGopFla2.mat.asm, whole genome shotgun sequence and carries:
- the REEP2 gene encoding receptor expression-enhancing protein 2 isoform X4, with protein sequence MVSWIISRLVVLIFGTLYPAYSSYKAVKTKNVKEYVKWMMYWIVFAFFTTAETLTDIVLSWFPFYFELKIAFVIWLLSPYTKGSSVLYRKFVHPTLSSKEKEIDEYITQARDKSYETMMRVGKKGLNLAANAAVTAAAKGQGVLSEKLRSFSMQDLTLIRDEDTVHLRSPKPQLRTSTSGLETIEDSGEEASVSQRSNGAQSDSRTEPSDEDAGDKTPKRTQSLKAPKKVTKAELPLKSVKARPKKKAAGSIAAGESA
- the REEP2 gene encoding receptor expression-enhancing protein 2 isoform X3, whose amino-acid sequence is MVSWIISRLVVLIFGTLYPAYSSYKAVKTKNVKEYVKWMMYWIVFAFFTTAETLTDIVLSCFSISLRFPFYFELKIAFVIWLLSPYTKGSSVLYRKFVHPTLSSKEKEIDEYITQARDKSYETMMRVGKKGLNLAANAAVTAAAKGQGVLSEKLRSFSMQDLTLIRDEDTVHLRSPKPQLRTSTSGLETIEDSGEEASVSQRSNGAQSDSRTEPSDEDAGDKTPKRTQSLKAPKKVTKAELPLKSVKARPKKKAAGSIAAGESA
- the REEP2 gene encoding receptor expression-enhancing protein 2 isoform X2, translated to MVSWIISRLVVLIFGTLYPAYSSYKAVKTKNVKEYVKWMMYWIVFAFFTTAETLTDIVLSWFPFYFELKIAFVIWLLSPYTKGSSVLYRKFVHPTLSSKEKEIDEYITQARDKSYETMMRVGKKGLNLAANAAVTAAAKGQGVLSEKLRSFSMQDLTLIRDEDTVHLRSPKPQLRTSTSGLETIEDSAASCYSSGEEASVSQRSNGAQSDSRTEPSDEDAGDKTPKRTQSLKAPKKVTKAELPLKSVKARPKKKAAGSIAAGESA
- the REEP2 gene encoding receptor expression-enhancing protein 2 isoform X1 is translated as MVSWIISRLVVLIFGTLYPAYSSYKAVKTKNVKEYVKWMMYWIVFAFFTTAETLTDIVLSCFSISLRFPFYFELKIAFVIWLLSPYTKGSSVLYRKFVHPTLSSKEKEIDEYITQARDKSYETMMRVGKKGLNLAANAAVTAAAKGQGVLSEKLRSFSMQDLTLIRDEDTVHLRSPKPQLRTSTSGLETIEDSAASCYSSGEEASVSQRSNGAQSDSRTEPSDEDAGDKTPKRTQSLKAPKKVTKAELPLKSVKARPKKKAAGSIAAGESA